Proteins found in one Pseudomonas marvdashtae genomic segment:
- the metR gene encoding transcriptional regulator MetR codes for MLELRHLKTLHALREADSLVEAAERLHLTQSALSHQFKELEERLGMQLFVRKTKPVRFTSAGLRLLQLADATLPLLRGAERDIARLAGGTAGRLHMAIECHSCFQWLMPTIDQFRDAWPEVELDLASGFAFAPLPALARGDLDLVVTSDPLELAGITYVPLFTYEAMLAVANQHRLAGKPYIVPEDLVSETLITYPVERDRLDIFTRFLEPADIEPAQVRTSELTVMMMQLVASGRGVCGMPHWALHEYSSRSYVKAKRLGEKGLFATLYAAVRTDMLDAPYMRDFLLTAKDTSFSTLDGVSAVR; via the coding sequence GTGCTTGAACTCCGTCACCTGAAGACCCTGCACGCCCTGCGCGAAGCCGACAGCCTGGTGGAGGCCGCCGAACGCCTGCACCTGACCCAGTCCGCGCTGTCCCACCAGTTCAAGGAACTGGAGGAGCGCCTGGGCATGCAGCTGTTCGTGCGCAAGACCAAGCCGGTTCGGTTCACCAGCGCCGGTCTGCGCCTGTTGCAACTGGCCGACGCCACCCTGCCCTTGTTGCGCGGCGCCGAACGGGACATCGCCCGCTTGGCCGGCGGCACCGCAGGGCGCCTGCACATGGCCATCGAATGCCACAGCTGCTTCCAGTGGCTGATGCCGACCATCGACCAGTTCCGCGATGCCTGGCCGGAAGTCGAGCTGGACCTGGCTTCGGGCTTCGCCTTCGCCCCGCTGCCGGCCCTGGCCCGGGGCGACCTCGACCTGGTGGTGACTTCCGACCCGCTGGAACTGGCCGGCATCACCTACGTGCCGCTGTTCACCTACGAAGCGATGCTCGCCGTCGCCAACCAGCATCGGCTGGCGGGCAAGCCCTACATCGTGCCTGAAGACCTCGTCAGCGAAACCCTGATCACCTACCCGGTGGAGCGAGATCGGTTGGATATCTTCACCCGTTTCCTCGAGCCGGCCGACATCGAACCGGCCCAGGTCCGCACTTCAGAGCTGACGGTGATGATGATGCAACTGGTCGCCAGCGGCCGAGGTGTCTGCGGCATGCCGCACTGGGCGCTGCATGAATACAGCTCGCGGAGCTATGTGAAGGCCAAGCGGCTGGGGGAGAAAGGCTTGTTCGCCACGCTCTACGCGGCGGTGCGCACCGACATGCTCGACGCGCCGTACATGCGCGACTTTTTGCTGACGGCCAAGGACACGTCGTTTTCTACCCTCGACGGTGTCAGTGCCGTGCGCTGA
- a CDS encoding LysE family translocator, whose amino-acid sequence MIPFPDLLIFAAAALLMVLTPGPNMIYLISRSICQGRKAGVTSLLGVVAGFFVHMFAAAAGLTAVFLAVPMAYEVLKWAGALYLLWLAWQAVKPGARSPFQAQQLPADSTRKLITMGFLTSALNPKIAVFYLSVFPQFISPEHGSLFTQSIILGLTQISVSFSVNLLIALFAAGIASWFVHNPTWLAAQRYFMGFVLGALALRLMLEQRRSA is encoded by the coding sequence ATGATTCCTTTTCCGGACCTGCTGATTTTCGCCGCTGCTGCGTTGCTGATGGTGCTCACGCCCGGCCCGAACATGATCTACCTGATTTCCCGTTCGATCTGCCAGGGACGCAAGGCTGGTGTCACGTCGTTGTTGGGCGTGGTGGCGGGCTTCTTCGTGCACATGTTCGCGGCGGCGGCGGGGCTGACGGCGGTGTTCCTGGCGGTGCCGATGGCTTATGAGGTGCTGAAATGGGCAGGTGCGCTTTACTTGTTGTGGCTGGCTTGGCAAGCCGTGAAGCCGGGCGCGCGTTCGCCGTTCCAGGCCCAGCAGTTGCCAGCGGATTCAACCCGCAAGCTGATCACCATGGGCTTTCTGACCAGCGCCCTGAATCCGAAGATCGCGGTGTTCTATCTCTCGGTGTTCCCGCAGTTCATCAGCCCGGAACACGGCTCGCTGTTCACCCAGAGCATCATCCTCGGGCTGACCCAGATCAGCGTCAGTTTCAGCGTCAACCTGCTGATCGCCCTGTTCGCCGCCGGCATTGCCTCATGGTTCGTCCACAACCCGACGTGGCTGGCGGCGCAGCGCTATTTCATGGGATTCGTGCTCGGCGCGCTGGCGTTGCGGCTGATGCTTGAGCAACGGCGTTCGGCGTGA
- a CDS encoding NUDIX hydrolase — translation MTTSLIRIAAALLIGPDGRTLLVRKRGTLAFMQPGGKIEPHEQPLQALARELEEELGLAIDPVQARHLGQFSAPAANEPGFTVLAEVFLLSIDAPVVPAAEIEEVRWIDPLGAIDLLLAPLTGEMILPFYRRHCLATC, via the coding sequence ATGACCACTTCCCTCATCCGCATCGCCGCCGCCCTGCTCATCGGCCCGGACGGTCGGACCCTATTGGTGCGTAAGCGCGGCACCCTGGCTTTCATGCAGCCCGGCGGCAAGATCGAGCCGCATGAACAACCGCTGCAGGCGCTGGCTCGCGAACTGGAAGAAGAGCTTGGGCTCGCGATCGACCCGGTACAGGCCCGTCACTTGGGGCAGTTCAGCGCCCCGGCCGCCAACGAGCCGGGATTTACCGTGCTGGCCGAGGTGTTTTTGCTGAGCATCGACGCCCCGGTTGTCCCCGCCGCCGAGATTGAAGAAGTCCGCTGGATCGATCCGCTTGGCGCCATTGATCTGTTGCTGGCGCCATTGACAGGCGAGATGATCCTGCCGTTTTATCGAAGGCACTGCCTCGCAACCTGCTGA
- a CDS encoding GNAT family N-acetyltransferase, whose amino-acid sequence MNIRRLKAGDAQAYRELMLEAYELHPQAFTSSTSERAALPINWWESRLTSRLDVILGAYVANALVGIVGLSLEPRLKARHKATLFGMYVAEGHRHAGLGEQLVQSALDEARRHAFLRLVQLTVTAGNAPAIKLYQRCGFVLYGLEPMAIRVDDEYFDKIHMWLEL is encoded by the coding sequence GTGAATATTCGGCGGTTGAAGGCGGGGGATGCCCAGGCGTATCGCGAGCTGATGCTCGAGGCGTACGAGTTGCATCCGCAGGCCTTCACCTCCAGCACCAGTGAGCGTGCTGCGCTGCCCATCAACTGGTGGGAATCGCGCCTGACCAGCCGGCTCGACGTGATTCTCGGCGCGTACGTGGCGAACGCGCTGGTCGGTATCGTCGGCTTGTCCCTGGAGCCTCGGTTGAAGGCGCGGCACAAGGCAACGCTGTTCGGCATGTACGTTGCCGAGGGCCATCGCCACGCAGGGCTTGGCGAACAACTGGTGCAGTCAGCCCTCGACGAAGCCCGTCGCCATGCTTTTCTAAGGTTGGTGCAACTGACCGTCACCGCCGGCAACGCCCCAGCGATCAAACTCTACCAGCGCTGCGGTTTCGTGCTGTACGGGCTCGAACCGATGGCGATCCGGGTGGACGACGAGTACTTCGACAAGATCCATATGTGGCTGGAGCTGTAA
- a CDS encoding GGDEF and EAL domain-containing protein produces MNPMSVPANRRILVVDDTPAIHQDFRKILSPSAGNDDSLDDTESLLFGTPQVNRLQFQIDSAYQGEEALELVKRAQAEGQPYALVFADMRMPPGWDGLQTIEQLWKADPRLQIALCTAYSDYSWETMSERIEFDDQLLILKKPFDTLEIRQMASAMTWKWQLAQDAARKMRSLERTIEERVQELLKVSHLLQYDVLTELPNSMLLGDRLTQALAQCRRHDRQLAVMFIGLDRFKRINNALGHPVGDEMLKRVARTLAMVVRESDSVFRYGSDEFVVILGDIADPQLIKGVAEKLLAAINAPHPIDGHDLTVTASLGISVYPADGFDAVALIKKAETAMRNVKENGPNDYRFFTEDMNRRARQQQTIESGLRLALQRKEFVLHYQPKLDLTNGRVVGAEALVRWNRPDQGLVFPSDFIPVAEDSGLIVPLSQWVLQEACQQACRWQAEGMRPLYLSVNVSAIDFRQRGFVDGIARTLKETGLDPTQLELEITESVLMQNIDTTVATLKAIKQLGIRLAIDDFGTGYSSLSYLQKFPVDVLKIDQSFVGDLSIDSNDAKLVSTIINLGRSLNLHIIAEGVETREQLEFLKRHQCEEAQGYYFSKAVEPQAFSQWMAEWEQRPNPLS; encoded by the coding sequence ATGAACCCCATGTCGGTACCTGCCAACCGGCGGATCCTGGTGGTGGACGACACGCCCGCCATTCACCAGGACTTTCGCAAGATCCTCAGCCCCAGCGCCGGCAATGACGACTCGCTGGACGACACCGAAAGCCTGCTGTTCGGCACGCCCCAGGTCAATCGGCTGCAATTTCAGATCGACTCGGCCTATCAGGGTGAAGAAGCCCTGGAATTGGTCAAGCGCGCCCAGGCCGAGGGGCAGCCTTACGCGCTGGTGTTCGCCGACATGCGCATGCCGCCGGGCTGGGACGGCCTGCAAACCATCGAACAATTGTGGAAAGCCGACCCGCGCCTGCAGATCGCCCTGTGCACTGCCTACTCGGATTATTCCTGGGAAACCATGTCCGAACGCATCGAGTTCGACGACCAGTTGCTGATCCTCAAGAAACCGTTCGACACCCTGGAAATTCGCCAGATGGCCAGTGCCATGACCTGGAAATGGCAACTGGCGCAGGACGCGGCACGGAAGATGCGCAGCCTGGAGCGCACCATTGAAGAGCGCGTCCAGGAACTGCTGAAAGTCTCGCACCTGTTGCAATACGACGTGCTCACCGAGCTGCCCAACAGCATGTTGCTCGGTGATCGCCTGACCCAGGCCCTGGCCCAATGTCGTCGGCACGATCGGCAGCTGGCGGTGATGTTCATCGGCCTGGACCGCTTCAAGCGCATCAACAATGCCCTGGGCCATCCGGTCGGCGATGAAATGCTCAAGCGCGTGGCGCGGACGCTGGCGATGGTGGTGCGCGAATCCGACTCGGTGTTTCGCTACGGCTCTGACGAATTCGTAGTGATCCTCGGGGACATCGCCGACCCGCAACTGATCAAGGGCGTGGCGGAAAAACTGCTGGCGGCGATCAACGCCCCGCACCCGATCGACGGCCACGACCTGACGGTGACGGCGAGCCTGGGCATCAGCGTGTACCCGGCCGATGGTTTCGATGCCGTGGCGCTGATCAAGAAAGCCGAGACGGCCATGCGCAACGTCAAGGAAAACGGCCCCAACGATTACCGCTTTTTTACTGAAGACATGAACCGCCGGGCCCGCCAGCAACAGACCATCGAATCCGGCCTGCGCCTGGCCCTGCAACGCAAGGAATTCGTGCTGCACTACCAACCCAAGCTCGACCTGACGAACGGCAGGGTGGTCGGTGCCGAGGCCCTGGTGCGCTGGAACCGTCCCGACCAGGGCCTCGTCTTCCCGTCGGATTTCATCCCGGTGGCCGAGGACAGCGGGCTGATCGTGCCGCTCAGCCAGTGGGTGCTCCAGGAAGCCTGCCAGCAGGCTTGTCGCTGGCAAGCCGAGGGCATGCGGCCGCTGTATTTGTCGGTCAACGTCTCGGCGATTGACTTTCGCCAGCGCGGTTTTGTCGATGGCATCGCACGCACCCTCAAGGAAACCGGCCTGGACCCGACACAGTTAGAACTGGAGATCACCGAAAGCGTGCTCATGCAGAACATCGATACGACCGTCGCCACGCTCAAGGCCATCAAACAGCTGGGAATACGACTGGCCATCGATGATTTCGGCACCGGCTATTCGAGCCTGAGCTACCTGCAGAAATTTCCGGTGGATGTGTTGAAGATCGATCAGTCATTCGTCGGCGACCTGAGTATCGACAGCAACGACGCCAAGCTGGTGAGCACCATCATCAACCTGGGCCGGAGCTTGAACTTGCACATCATTGCCGAGGGCGTGGAAACCCGCGAGCAATTGGAATTCCTCAAGCGCCACCAGTGCGAGGAAGCCCAAGGTTATTACTTCAGCAAGGCCGTGGAGCCGCAAGCCTTCAGCCAATGGATGGCCGAATGGGAACAACGCCCGAACCCGCTTTCATGA
- a CDS encoding cytochrome-c peroxidase, giving the protein MASHGLILAFGLLVGWMPVGWSVTAHAEPLDEPLKPLPPVPALDPKRVQLGQRLFNDPRLSANNTLSCASCHRLDKGGADDKPLSLGLDGKPVEVNTPTVFNASLNFHQFWDGRADTLEEQVHLVVTSPVEMGSTWESVVKRIADDPGYAKDFKAAYPDGVTKPNVQGALAAYERTLQTPNSRFDQYLLGDTDILTPREKFGYQRFKEYGCITCHQGVNIGGNMFQKLGIMGDYINDRGNPTRADEGRFNVTGDEADRQVFKVPSLRNVAVTAPYFHDGSAPTLERAVEVMFKYQLGREPLKNDTTLIVEFLKTLTGESEGKPL; this is encoded by the coding sequence ATGGCGTCACACGGATTGATTCTGGCTTTCGGCCTGCTGGTGGGATGGATGCCGGTGGGATGGAGTGTGACTGCTCACGCCGAGCCATTGGACGAACCGCTCAAGCCGCTGCCTCCCGTACCAGCACTGGACCCCAAACGGGTCCAACTGGGCCAACGCCTGTTCAACGACCCGCGGCTTTCCGCCAACAACACGCTGTCCTGCGCCAGCTGCCATCGCCTGGACAAGGGCGGCGCCGACGACAAGCCGTTGTCCCTGGGCTTGGATGGCAAACCGGTCGAGGTCAATACGCCCACCGTGTTCAACGCCAGCCTGAACTTCCACCAATTCTGGGACGGGCGCGCCGATACGCTGGAAGAACAGGTCCATCTGGTCGTGACCAGCCCGGTGGAAATGGGCAGCACCTGGGAGTCGGTGGTCAAGCGCATCGCCGATGACCCCGGCTATGCCAAGGATTTCAAGGCCGCCTATCCCGATGGCGTGACCAAACCCAATGTCCAGGGCGCACTGGCGGCCTACGAGCGCACCTTGCAGACGCCCAACTCGCGTTTCGATCAATACCTGCTGGGCGACACCGACATCCTCACGCCCCGGGAAAAATTCGGCTACCAGCGCTTCAAGGAGTACGGCTGCATCACCTGCCATCAAGGCGTGAACATTGGCGGCAACATGTTCCAGAAACTCGGGATCATGGGCGACTACATCAATGACCGGGGCAACCCCACCCGAGCCGACGAAGGACGCTTCAACGTCACCGGCGATGAAGCGGACCGGCAGGTTTTCAAAGTGCCCAGCCTGCGCAACGTGGCCGTCACCGCCCCGTATTTCCATGATGGGTCGGCGCCGACCCTGGAGCGCGCGGTAGAGGTCATGTTCAAGTATCAACTGGGTCGTGAGCCCCTCAAGAACGATACGACCCTGATCGTCGAATTCCTCAAGACACTGACCGGCGAATCGGAGGGCAAACCCCTATGA
- a CDS encoding GGDEF/EAL domain-containing response regulator: MSLPMDRSNRRILIVDDTPTIHEDFRKILSPQAAPEDSLSSAEEALFGAPVAVSVQNFELDSAFQGMEALNKVETALAQGQPFAMAFIDMRMPPGWDGLETIERLWRVDPKLQVALCTAYSDYSWEDIADRLELGDRLLILKKPFDAIEIRQMASTLTVKWQMTEDAALKMDMLERAVEERTRELADANIIVQNSPTILYRLRGEPPFPLMYISHNITKFGHVAAQLISSPDWAQTLIHTDDQSKVQEAMVRVLDRDTAGASIEFRMRTGDGAFRWVENRYIPVRNEQGLLLEVEGIILDITERRLAEEKIALLARTDGLTGLANRATMIERLHQAFAGARRGAAPFAMFYLDLDHFKRINDTLGHPIGDLLLQEVAARIKACTRENDVVARLGGDEFAILQLDVHEATHCAALAAKIRDALVAPYSLDGNDVRISVSIGISLYTPQSQSADSLMAQSDMALYRSKEKGRNQYHFHNEEINQEVTDRVALANDLRHAIEHNELKLHYLPEVDLGTGKILGMGVQVRWNHPRQGWLEPAAFMPAAEKTGIIIGLGHWVLEQACQQMRQWRDQGVAPPVIAIDLSLTQLKTGPELIYDVLRTTARWELAPWDLRFDVTEATLAQTKWTHNDVLPRLCELGVQVAIDDFGTEYSSFDYLKTYRVNHLKLAQRFLDSANDDPENATTLRAIINFARDVGIGIIAEGVETQEQRTTLMSSGGSMQAQGHYFSTVVDSDQAAALLKAGTIVPVTDHWTRPASELSESNP; encoded by the coding sequence ATGAGCCTGCCGATGGACAGATCCAATCGGCGGATCCTGATCGTCGATGACACGCCGACGATCCATGAAGATTTTCGCAAGATCCTCAGCCCTCAAGCGGCCCCGGAAGACAGCCTGAGCAGCGCCGAAGAAGCGCTGTTCGGCGCCCCCGTGGCCGTTTCCGTTCAGAATTTCGAGCTCGATTCGGCCTTCCAGGGCATGGAAGCCTTGAATAAAGTGGAAACGGCCTTGGCCCAGGGCCAGCCCTTCGCCATGGCTTTCATCGACATGCGCATGCCGCCGGGTTGGGACGGCCTTGAAACCATCGAGCGGCTGTGGCGCGTCGACCCCAAGCTGCAAGTGGCCCTATGCACCGCTTACTCGGATTATTCCTGGGAGGACATCGCCGATCGCCTGGAACTGGGCGACCGCCTGCTGATCCTGAAAAAACCCTTTGATGCGATCGAGATCCGCCAGATGGCCAGTACGTTGACCGTCAAATGGCAGATGACCGAAGACGCCGCGTTGAAAATGGACATGCTCGAACGGGCCGTGGAGGAGCGTACCCGGGAGCTGGCCGACGCCAATATCATCGTGCAGAACAGCCCGACCATTCTCTATCGCCTGCGCGGCGAACCACCGTTCCCGTTGATGTACATCTCCCACAACATCACCAAGTTCGGCCATGTCGCGGCGCAGCTGATCAGCTCACCCGATTGGGCGCAGACCTTGATCCATACCGACGACCAGAGCAAGGTCCAGGAAGCCATGGTCCGCGTCCTGGACCGTGACACGGCGGGGGCGTCCATCGAGTTTCGCATGCGCACCGGCGACGGCGCGTTCCGCTGGGTGGAGAACCGCTACATTCCGGTGCGCAACGAGCAAGGCCTGCTGCTGGAAGTCGAAGGCATCATCCTCGACATCACCGAACGCCGGCTGGCCGAGGAAAAAATCGCCTTGCTGGCGCGCACCGACGGCCTGACCGGGCTCGCCAACCGCGCCACCATGATCGAGCGCCTGCACCAGGCCTTCGCCGGTGCGCGCCGGGGGGCGGCGCCGTTCGCGATGTTCTACCTGGACCTGGATCACTTCAAGCGCATCAACGACACGCTGGGGCACCCCATCGGCGACTTGCTGTTGCAGGAAGTCGCCGCACGGATCAAGGCGTGTACCCGGGAAAACGACGTGGTGGCCCGCCTGGGCGGCGACGAATTCGCCATCCTGCAACTGGACGTCCACGAAGCGACCCACTGCGCCGCGCTGGCGGCCAAGATCCGCGACGCGCTGGTGGCGCCCTATTCGCTGGACGGCAATGACGTGCGCATTTCCGTGAGCATCGGCATCAGCTTGTATACCCCGCAAAGCCAAAGCGCCGACAGCTTGATGGCCCAATCCGACATGGCCCTTTACCGCTCCAAGGAAAAGGGGCGCAACCAGTATCATTTCCACAACGAGGAAATTAATCAGGAAGTGACCGACCGGGTCGCCCTGGCCAACGACCTGCGCCACGCCATCGAGCACAACGAACTGAAACTGCATTACCTGCCGGAAGTCGACCTCGGCACTGGAAAAATCCTCGGCATGGGCGTGCAGGTGCGCTGGAACCACCCCCGACAGGGCTGGCTGGAACCGGCGGCGTTCATGCCGGCGGCGGAGAAGACCGGGATCATCATCGGCCTCGGCCATTGGGTGCTGGAACAGGCCTGCCAGCAAATGCGCCAGTGGCGCGACCAGGGCGTGGCGCCACCGGTGATTGCCATTGACCTGTCGCTGACCCAGCTCAAGACCGGCCCGGAACTGATCTATGACGTGCTGCGCACCACCGCCCGCTGGGAGCTGGCGCCGTGGGACCTGCGCTTCGACGTCACCGAAGCGACCCTGGCCCAGACCAAATGGACCCACAATGACGTGCTGCCACGCCTGTGCGAACTCGGCGTGCAGGTCGCCATTGATGATTTCGGCACCGAGTATTCGTCCTTCGATTACCTCAAGACCTACCGGGTCAACCACCTCAAGCTCGCCCAGCGGTTTCTCGACAGCGCCAATGACGACCCGGAGAACGCCACGACCCTGCGGGCCATCATCAACTTCGCCCGGGACGTGGGCATCGGCATCATTGCCGAAGGCGTCGAGACCCAGGAACAACGCACCACCCTGATGTCCAGCGGCGGCTCGATGCAGGCCCAGGGGCATTACTTCAGCACCGTGGTCGACAGCGACCAGGCCGCCGCCTTGCTCAAGGCCGGCACCATCGTCCCGGTGACGGATCATTGGACCCGGCCGGCAAGCGAGCTATCGGAGAGCAATCCATGA
- a CDS encoding HD domain-containing phosphohydrolase: MEDQASNVPVTKPTVLLVDDEESILNSLRRLLRSQPYEILLADSGAKALEILKERPVDLVMTDARMPNMDGATLLAEIRRLYPSTLRILLTGYADVDMMTKAINEGQLYRYLSKPWNDEELVQALRQALAHQHSESERQRLEALNREQNQQLKTLNATLEKRVVSRTSELQQTADMLDLAYDELKRSYVTSTEVFSLIANLRLPKAKQTNRQIIELIRVYSRLNFLDESTDRDLTMAAALYNIGKLSWTDNMMVTPADMLHHTELDLYRAYPKQSESLLMTLDPMKDAARIILHHQERWDGSGFPDHLKGEAIPFGSRLLKLAVDFIELQRGLILERQMNSDEALVYIRKYAGKLYDPDMVEAFIKACAEYLEDVTLSDPTVKVATTRELAAGMILARNLNADNGMLLLNAGKVLSGPLIEKLIAFEAMEGARYSVFVKIPEEEADPTAPKPILG; this comes from the coding sequence ATGGAAGATCAAGCGTCAAACGTTCCGGTCACGAAGCCGACGGTGTTGCTGGTCGATGATGAAGAGTCGATTCTCAACAGCCTGCGCCGGCTGTTGCGCAGCCAGCCGTATGAAATCCTGCTGGCCGACAGCGGTGCCAAGGCGCTGGAAATCCTCAAGGAGCGGCCGGTCGACCTGGTCATGACCGACGCGCGCATGCCCAACATGGACGGCGCCACGCTGCTGGCTGAAATCCGCAGGCTGTATCCGTCGACCTTGCGCATCCTGCTGACCGGCTACGCCGACGTCGACATGATGACCAAGGCGATCAACGAGGGGCAGCTTTATCGCTACCTCAGCAAGCCCTGGAATGATGAAGAGCTGGTGCAGGCCCTGCGTCAGGCCCTCGCTCACCAACATTCGGAAAGCGAGCGCCAGCGCCTCGAAGCGCTGAACCGCGAGCAGAACCAGCAACTCAAGACCCTCAACGCCACCCTGGAAAAACGCGTGGTGTCGCGCACCTCCGAATTGCAACAGACCGCCGACATGCTTGACCTGGCCTACGACGAGCTCAAGCGCAGCTATGTGACCAGCACCGAAGTGTTTTCGTTGATCGCCAACCTGCGCCTGCCTAAAGCCAAGCAGACCAACCGGCAGATCATCGAGCTGATCCGGGTCTACAGCCGGCTCAACTTTCTCGACGAGTCCACCGACCGCGACCTGACCATGGCCGCCGCGCTCTACAACATCGGCAAGCTGAGCTGGACCGACAACATGATGGTCACACCGGCCGACATGTTGCACCACACTGAACTCGATCTTTACCGCGCCTATCCGAAGCAGAGCGAATCGCTGCTGATGACCCTGGACCCGATGAAGGACGCGGCGCGCATCATCCTTCATCACCAGGAGCGCTGGGACGGCAGCGGTTTCCCCGATCACCTCAAGGGCGAGGCCATTCCGTTCGGCTCGCGGCTGCTGAAATTGGCGGTGGATTTCATCGAGCTGCAGCGCGGGTTGATCCTGGAGCGGCAGATGAACAGCGACGAAGCGCTGGTCTACATCCGCAAGTACGCCGGCAAGCTGTACGACCCGGACATGGTCGAGGCCTTCATCAAGGCCTGTGCCGAGTACCTGGAAGACGTGACCTTGTCCGACCCGACGGTGAAGGTCGCGACCACCCGCGAGCTGGCGGCCGGCATGATCCTGGCCCGCAACCTCAATGCCGACAACGGCATGCTGTTGCTCAACGCCGGCAAAGTCTTGAGCGGGCCGCTGATCGAGAAACTCATCGCCTTCGAAGCGATGGAAGGGGCGCGCTACAGCGTGTTCGTCAAGATCCCGGAAGAGGAGGCGGACCCTACGGCGCCGAAGCCGATCCTGGGTTGA